Proteins from a single region of Melanotaenia boesemani isolate fMelBoe1 chromosome 3, fMelBoe1.pri, whole genome shotgun sequence:
- the LOC121636281 gene encoding ATP-dependent RNA helicase DDX19B, translating to MATDSWALAVDEQEAAAESIGSLQIKDKPEENGTVANASNSSSTTAKSDAEGESKTTDDDDKEDKAAQSLLNKLIRNNLVNTTNQVEVLQKDPNSPLYSVKSFEELRLKPQLLQGVYAMGFNRPSKIQETALPMMLAEPPQNLIAQSQSGTGKTAAFVLAMLSHVDPNNKYPQCLCVSPTYELALQTGKVIEQMGKYYPEVKLVYAIRGNKLQRGMKLQEQIVIGTPGTMLDWVSKFKFIDPKKIKVFVLDEADVMIATQGHQDQSIRIQRMLPKNCQMLLFSATFEETVWNFAQRIVPDPNIIKLKREEETLDTIKQYYVLCTSKEEKFQALCNIYGAITIAQAMIFCHTRKTAGWLAGELSREGHQVALLSGEMQVEQRAAVIERFRDGKEKVLVTTNVCARGIDVEQVSVVINFDLPVDKDGNPDNETYLHRIGRTGRFGKRGLAINMVDSKMSMNILNRIQEHFNKKIERLDTDDLDEIEKIAS from the exons CAAACGCATCAAACTCTAGCAGCACAACTGCAAAATCAGACGCCGAAGGCGAAAGCAAAACTACAGATGATGACGACAAAG AGGATAAAGCAGCACAATCATTACTGAACAAGTTGATCAGGAATAATCTCGTCAACACAACAAATCAAGTGGAGGTTCTTCAAAAGGATCCCAACTCTCCGCTTTACTCTGTAAAATCATTTGAAGAATTGCGCCT CAAACCACAGCTGCTTCAGGGAGTGTATGCTATGGGATTCAATCGGCCATCCAAAATCCAGGAAACTGCCTTACCTATGATGTTGGCTGAGCC tCCACAGAACCTGATTGCTCAGTCTCAGTCAGGAACCGGTAAAACAGCTGCCTTTGTCCTGGCCATGCTCAGCCATGTTGACCCCAACAACAAATACCCCCAG TGCCTGTGTGTGTCCCCCACCTATGAACTGGCACTTCAGACTGGTAAAGTCATCGAGCAGATGGGCAAATATTATCCTGAAGTCAAACTAGTTTATGCCATTAGAGGAAATAAAT TGCAGCGGGGTATGAAACTGCAGGAGCAGATAGTCATTGGCACACCTGGTACCATGCTGGACTGGGTcagtaaatttaaatttattgacCCGAAAAAGATCAAAGTGTTTGTCTTGGATGAGGCGGATGTCATGATCGCCACACAGGGTCACCAGGATCAGAGTATCCGAATCCAAAG GATGCTGCCTAAAAACTGCCAGATGTTGCTGTTCTCAGCCACGTTTGAAGAGACTGTTTGGAACTTTGCTCAGCGTATCGTGCCTGATCCCAACATCATTAAGCtgaagagggaggaggagacaCTGGATACTATCAAACAGTACTATGTGTTGTGCACCAGTAAGGAGGAGAAGTTCCAAGCCCTCTGTAACATCTATGGAGCCATCACCATCGCTCAGGCCATGATCTTCTGTCAC ACAAGGAAGACTGCAGGCTGGTTGGCAGGCGAGCTGTCCAGAGAAGGCCACCAGGTAGCACTGCTCAGTGGAGAAATGCAGGTGGAACAGAGGGCTGCTGTCATCGAACGCTTCAGAGATGGAAAGGAGAAAGTCTTGGTGACCACAAATGTTTGTGCTCGAG GCATAGATGTGGAGCAGGTTTCCGTGGTGATCAATTTTGACTTGCCAGTTGACAAGGATGGTAACCCTGACAACGAGACATACCTGCACAGGATTGGACGCACGGGCCGATTTGGGAAAAGGGGACTGGCCATCAACATGGTGGACAGTAAGATGAGCATGAACATCCTCAACAGGATCCAGGAGCATTTCA ATAAGAAAATTGAAAGACTAGACACAGATGATCTGGATGAAATCGAGAAAATTGCCAGCTAA